One window of the Oceanicaulis sp. genome contains the following:
- a CDS encoding 2'-deoxycytidine 5'-triphosphate deaminase, producing MTDQPGILPDRALADAAESGVIETGRALEPGQIQPASLDLRLARRVWRLRASFLPGAGRRVADRLGEGLVMHELDLEGGAVLETGCVYLAELEERLALPRGVSAAANPKSSTGRLDVFTRVIGDGATAFDQLPEGYAGPLYVEIAPRTFSVLARPGDRVVQVRLRRGAHRPSRSITLSVDLDRGGQAAGWRAKRHAPLVELSKPGAHDPSEYWEPLHAPDGRIVLDPGEFYILASREAVTVPIEEAAEMAPIAPEIGEFRAHYAGFFDPGFGVDAAGGAGSRAVLEVRGRDVPFILEHGQPVARLVYEPMAGAVDTPYGVTGSNYQAQGLKLAKHFKG from the coding sequence ATGACCGACCAGCCCGGCATCCTGCCCGACCGCGCCCTCGCCGACGCCGCGGAGTCCGGCGTGATCGAGACCGGCCGCGCGCTGGAGCCCGGGCAGATCCAGCCCGCCAGCCTCGATCTGCGGCTCGCCCGGCGGGTCTGGCGGCTGCGCGCGAGCTTTCTGCCGGGCGCCGGGCGGCGGGTCGCCGACCGGCTGGGCGAGGGGCTGGTCATGCACGAGCTCGACCTCGAGGGCGGCGCGGTGCTGGAGACCGGCTGCGTCTATCTCGCCGAGCTCGAGGAGCGCCTGGCTCTGCCGCGCGGGGTCAGCGCTGCGGCCAATCCCAAAAGCTCCACCGGGCGGCTGGACGTCTTCACCCGCGTGATCGGCGACGGCGCGACCGCGTTCGACCAATTGCCCGAAGGATACGCCGGACCGCTCTATGTCGAGATCGCCCCGCGCACCTTTTCGGTGCTCGCCCGGCCCGGCGACCGGGTGGTGCAGGTGCGCCTGCGGCGCGGCGCGCACCGGCCTTCGCGCTCGATCACGCTGTCGGTCGATCTCGACCGCGGCGGTCAGGCGGCGGGCTGGCGCGCCAAGCGGCATGCGCCGCTGGTCGAGCTGTCCAAACCCGGCGCGCACGATCCCTCCGAATACTGGGAGCCGCTGCACGCGCCGGACGGCCGCATCGTGCTCGATCCGGGCGAGTTCTACATCCTGGCGAGCCGCGAAGCGGTGACCGTCCCCATCGAGGAAGCCGCCGAGATGGCGCCCATCGCGCCCGAAATCGGGGAGTTCCGCGCCCATTACGCCGGCTTCTTCGATCCCGGATTCGGCGTGGACGCGGCCGGCGGCGCCGGGTCCCGGGCCGTGCTGGAGGTGAGGGGGCGCGACGTGCCCTTCATCCTCGAACACGGCCAGCCCGTCGCCCGCCTCGTTTACGAACCCATGGCCGGCGCGGTCGACACGCCCTACGGCGTCACCGGCTCGAACTATCAGGCCCAGGGCCTGAAGCTCGCCAAGCACTTCAAGGGCTAG
- the apaG gene encoding Co2+/Mg2+ efflux protein ApaG, producing MYTEETRGVVITVRPAYLEDESDPEAQRWVWAYTVEISNTGDAPVRLLEREWRITDAKNRTEIVRGPGVVGEQPLIAPGQRYSYTSGAPLQTPSGFMAGAYLMERADGVRFDAAIPAFALDTPFGGATQH from the coding sequence ATGTATACCGAAGAAACACGCGGCGTGGTGATTACGGTCCGGCCGGCCTATCTCGAGGACGAATCCGATCCCGAGGCGCAGCGCTGGGTCTGGGCCTATACGGTGGAAATCTCCAATACCGGGGATGCGCCCGTGCGCCTGCTCGAACGCGAATGGCGGATCACCGACGCGAAGAACCGCACCGAGATCGTGCGCGGCCCCGGCGTGGTCGGCGAGCAGCCCCTGATCGCGCCGGGGCAGCGCTATTCCTACACCTCCGGCGCGCCGCTTCAGACGCCCTCGGGCTTCATGGCCGGCGCCTATCTGATGGAGCGCGCGGACGGGGTGCGGTTCGACGCCGCCATCCCCGCCTTCGCGCTGGACACGCCCTTCGGCGGCGCGACGCAGCATTGA